In one Parageobacillus genomosp. 1 genomic region, the following are encoded:
- a CDS encoding type Z 30S ribosomal protein S14 has product MAKKSMIAKQKRTPKFKVRAYTRCERCGRPHSVYRKFKLCRICFRELAYKGQLPGIKKASW; this is encoded by the coding sequence GGCTAAAAAATCAATGATCGCGAAACAAAAACGTACGCCAAAGTTTAAAGTAAGAGCGTATACCCGCTGCGAACGCTGCGGCCGTCCGCATTCCGTTTATCGCAAATTTAAACTTTGCCGTATTTGTTTCCGTGAACTAGCATATAAAGGTCAACTTCCAGGTATTAAAAAAGCAAGCTGGTAA
- the rpsH gene encoding 30S ribosomal protein S8, translating to MVMTDPIADMLTRIRNANMVRHEKLEVPASKMKREIAEILKREGFIRDYEYIEDNKQGILRIFLKYGPNNERVITGLKRISKPGLRVYVKAHEVPRVLNGLGIAILSTSQGILTDKEARQKGTGGEVIAYVW from the coding sequence ATGGTGATGACAGATCCAATTGCAGATATGCTTACTCGCATTCGTAATGCGAACATGGTACGTCACGAGAAGCTTGAAGTGCCGGCTTCGAAAATGAAACGTGAAATCGCGGAAATTTTAAAACGCGAAGGCTTTATTCGTGATTACGAATACATTGAAGACAACAAGCAAGGCATTCTTCGCATTTTCTTAAAATACGGTCCAAATAACGAACGTGTAATCACTGGCTTAAAACGCATCAGCAAACCAGGTTTGCGCGTTTATGTTAAAGCCCATGAAGTGCCTCGTGTATTGAACGGATTAGGAATCGCAATTCTTTCTACATCGCAAGGCATTTTAACGGATAAAGAAGCACGTCAAAAAGGAACTGGCGGCGAAGTAATCGCATACGTATGGTAA